In Oryctolagus cuniculus chromosome X, mOryCun1.1, whole genome shotgun sequence, a single window of DNA contains:
- the LOC103345149 gene encoding G antigen 6 isoform X2, which produces MDIEVRNMSDTKSTSSATGGGNAQELFQEEIEPVEIHQSGGGPQPEEPAVQGQNIPPGQEVEEEGAPEAEGPHVASDVQEHFQPDPGDIYENGPEINGTEPPN; this is translated from the exons ATGGATATTGAAG TGAGAAATATGAGTGACACAAAATCAACATCTTCAGCCACAGGAGGAGGAAATGCACAAGAactttttcaagaggaaattgaGCCTGTGGAA ATACATCAGTCTGGTGGTGGGCCTCAACCAGAAGAGCCAGCAGTTCAAGGTCAGAATATTCCACCTGGtcaggaggtggaggaagaaggAGCACCCGAGGCTGAAG GGCCCCATGTGGCATCTGATGTCCAGGAACATTTTCAGCCTGACCCTGGTGATATATATGAAAATGGTCCTGAAATCAATGGGACAGAACCTCCTAACTAG
- the LOC103345149 gene encoding uncharacterized protein isoform X1, giving the protein MHKNFFKRKLSLWKYISLVVGLNQKSQQFKVRIFHLVRRWRKKEHPRLKGPMWHLMSRNIFSLTLVIYMKMVLKSMGQNLLTRALQCQKQVKDMQTFKWRQPEPCQLFLYQLFDFQFPQ; this is encoded by the exons ATGCACAAGAactttttcaagaggaaattgaGCCTGTGGAA ATACATCAGTCTGGTGGTGGGCCTCAACCAGAAGAGCCAGCAGTTCAAGGTCAGAATATTCCACCTGGtcaggaggtggaggaagaaggAGCACCCGAGGCTGAAG GGCCCCATGTGGCATCTGATGTCCAGGAACATTTTCAGCCTGACCCTGGTGATATATATGAAAATGGTCCTGAAATCAATGGGACAGAACCTCCTAACTAGAGCACTACAATGCCAAAAGCAG GTGAAGGACATGCAGACGTTCAAATGGAGACAACCAGAACCCTGCCAGCTGTTCTTGTATCAGTTGTTTGACTTCCAGTTCCCTCAATAA